The following nucleotide sequence is from Jatrophihabitans sp..
CTCGTACTCAGTGGTCCGACATCGGCCCACGTCCATGCCCGTCGCACCGACGACGTCCTGCTGGAGCTCATCGCCAGCGCGCAGACGTCCCTGCTCCTGGTGACCTACTCACTCCACATGTATCCAGAGCTCAAAGCTGCGCTGAAGGGCGCCATTGCCAGAGACGTACAGGTCACGGTTCTGGCCGAGGACCCCAAGGACAACGGCAAGTTCAACAAGGATCCCGCCTTCGCCCTGGCAGGCCTGGCGGTCACCCGGCTTCGCTGGCCCAGTGATCAGCGCCCTACCGGCTGGACGTCACTCCATGCCAAGATCGCCGTGGCAGATGACCACACCGTTTTCCTCACTAGTGCAAATTTGAGCCTGAAGGCGTCCGGGGACAACGTCGAGGCGGGCGTGCTCATACGCGGTGGGGACTGGGCGCGGCGCATCCTGAACCACATCGGGAGTCAGCGCGCCTCGGCGGTCCTGATCGATGCCTAAGCCGTGACCCACCGAACCGAATTGCGGCTGGACCTCCTCGATGCTGTCGGCCCCTGCGACCAATCAGTCGACAGCGCGGATACCTTCGCCTCAGCGTGCGACCCCTAGGGGTATCTGGCTGATGTCTACGTGCTCGCGCCCATCGAAGCAGGGGACTGAGGCTGGCCATCATTCGCGACATGGTGGACAGCCAGCCGGGCTGGCGGTGGATGTCGTATGTCGCTGATGCCCATGCGCTGTACGCCAAACGGGCACAGACCAAGTCCAGCCGACGTGAGCAAGGGGCGTCGCACGTCAGCCCGCCGAGCACGTCCTAGGAATTGAGGCCGCTCAAGTGACGGACCTCGGCGACCGACGGCGTAGGCGCCGCCTGACGGCTAGGGCATCAGCACCACGGGTAGATGAACAGGCTCTGGTCACCCGCTCGGTGGTCGGCCAGTATCACTGACAGCGACAGGGTGTCAGGCAG
It contains:
- the drmC gene encoding DISARM system phospholipase D-like protein DrmC — translated: MAVPVPLLKACAALGRELTPSHARDLAEALAPYASRAGAEPAASVVPTAHFGAVVRRLLKAWDAYPAVAGSELGPAIAAAAYAHELARTEPELELVLSGPTSAHVHARRTDDVLLELIASAQTSLLLVTYSLHMYPELKAALKGAIARDVQVTVLAEDPKDNGKFNKDPAFALAGLAVTRLRWPSDQRPTGWTSLHAKIAVADDHTVFLTSANLSLKASGDNVEAGVLIRGGDWARRILNHIGSQRASAVLIDA